The following coding sequences lie in one Arachis stenosperma cultivar V10309 chromosome 5, arast.V10309.gnm1.PFL2, whole genome shotgun sequence genomic window:
- the LOC130982820 gene encoding LOB domain-containing protein 36-like has product MSSSNSPCAACKFLRRKCTQECVFAPYFPPDNPQRFAYVHKVFGASNVAKLLNELNAAQRDDAVKSLAYEAEARLRDPVYGCVGLISVLQHRLRQIQVELTNAKKELATYIGPQALQGVPTTGILQHHHSFASQMFPYNGAMAAPPAIAHGGQLMIRDAQTAPPPPQQQILEAQQLAAAVVVRDQQDMFRGYDQHHQQQEFLRFNGGGFDMGSVSSGGGGYSQVSGGGSGGGSGDQLSPSLALGSFDNPYHMQQGESHAHHLPLQAQLLLPPQQKQAQQQAQSQHIPGHHHQQPSESEECRSVGPSC; this is encoded by the coding sequence ATGTCGTCGTCGAATTCACCTTGCGCAGCGTGCAAGTTCTTGCGGAGGAAGTGCACGCAGGAGTGCGTTTTCGCGCCGTATTTCCCGCCGGACAACCCGCAGAGGTTCGCATACGTGCACAAGGTTTTCGGCGCCAGCAACGTCGCCAAGCTGCTGAACGAACTCAACGCCGCGCAGAGAGACGACGCCGTGAAGTCGTTGGCGTACGAGGCGGAGGCGCGTTTAAGAGACCCCGTCTACGGTTGCGTGGGTCTCATATCGGTGCTGCAGCACCGGCTCCGGCAGATCCAGGTGGAGCTCACCAACGCCAAGAAGGAGCTCGCCACCTACATTGGCCCTCAGGCACTGCAGGGTGTCCCAACCACCGGCATTCTCCAGCATCACCATTCCTTTGCCTCGCAGATGTTCCCTTACAACGGCGCCATGGCTGCTCCGCCAGCTATTGCTCATGGCGGACAGTTGATGATTCGCGACGCTCAGACTGCCCCTCCGCCTCCGCAGCAGCAGATCTTGGAGGCTCAGCAGCTGGCTGCTGCGGTGGTGGTGAGGGATCAACAAGATATGTTCAGAGGGTATGATCAGCATCATCAACAGCAAGAGTTTCTGAGGTTTAATGGTGGAGGGTTTGATATGGGTTCGGTTTCTTCCGGTGGTGGTGGGTACAGCCAGGTTAGTGGCGGTGGAAGTGGTGGCGGTTCTGGTGATCAGTTGTCTCCTTCGTTGGCTTTGGGGTCTTTTGACAATCCATACCATATGCAGCAAGGGGAAAGCCATGCTCACCATCTTCCTCTTCAGGCGCAGCTGCTTCTCCCACCGCAGCAAAAGCAGGCTCAACAGCAAGCACAGTCACAGCATATTCCCGgccaccaccaccaacaaccTTCGGAAAGCGAGGAGTGTAGGAGTGTCGGTCCATCTTGTTGA